One window from the genome of candidate division WOR-3 bacterium encodes:
- a CDS encoding four helix bundle protein, which produces MSRNYRQLKVWELAHLMTKEIYKITQKFPKQEIFGLVSQMRRASVSIPANNAEGSGRKSKKDFYLLRLLHVVNSVIIYTSQKI; this is translated from the coding sequence ATGAGTAGAAACTATCGACAATTAAAAGTCTGGGAATTAGCACACCTAATGACAAAAGAAATATACAAAATTACGCAAAAATTTCCAAAACAGGAAATTTTCGGACTTGTATCTCAAATGCGAAGAGCAAGTGTTTCTATCCCAGCAAATAATGCAGAAGGTTCGGGCAGGAAAAGTAAAAAAGATTTTTATCTACTGCGCTTGCTTCATGTAGTTAACTCGGTTATTATTTATACCTCTCAAAAGATTTAG
- a CDS encoding prepilin-type N-terminal cleavage/methylation domain-containing protein codes for MRNEKGFTLIELLVVILIIGILLALILPNFVLMQERARRASVKNNMHVFQLAMEAFATDHMGIFPSGDLFASDDPADRGLICYFPGGDALAQPDPTAGRLPINPYATTLYTIDEDLFYSNTNPPEFGDAIFESSGENARVRTDDPEGCPYEGWLLPGDGENTQGTIVVGTWPEADSETGVKEYGIAGWGRVYSADEHFPMFDLDPAAPDVMVFFILHN; via the coding sequence ATGCGTAACGAAAAAGGATTCACCTTAATTGAATTATTAGTTGTGATTCTCATCATCGGTATTCTACTCGCATTGATTCTACCGAACTTTGTCTTAATGCAAGAAAGAGCCCGAAGAGCCAGTGTGAAGAATAATATGCATGTCTTCCAATTAGCAATGGAAGCATTTGCAACTGACCATATGGGAATTTTCCCCTCAGGCGATTTGTTTGCATCTGATGACCCAGCAGATAGAGGGCTTATCTGCTATTTCCCTGGTGGTGATGCTTTAGCACAACCTGACCCAACTGCTGGTCGTTTACCAATTAACCCCTATGCAACCACATTGTATACAATTGATGAAGACTTATTCTATTCTAATACCAATCCGCCGGAGTTCGGTGATGCAATTTTTGAGTCGTCTGGCGAGAATGCACGTGTTCGAACTGATGACCCAGAGGGTTGTCCGTATGAAGGATGGCTTCTTCCTGGTGATGGCGAAAATACTCAAGGAACAATTGTGGTTGGCACTTGGCCCGAAGCTGATTCAGAAACTGGTGTAAAAGAATATGGTATTGCTGGTTGGGGCAGAGTCTATTCTGCTGATGAACATTTTCCAATGTTCGATTTAGACCCAGCAGCTCCAGATGTGATGGTTTTCTTCATTCTTCACAACTAA
- a CDS encoding RluA family pseudouridine synthase, with translation MEKEFQRIVSEKMWGKRLDHYLLLSGIGVSRNRVCKLIEAGAVLVNGKITKPSYRVKPGDEIQARFEIEEELKITPEPMALNIVYEDEDIIIVNKPAGIIVHPARGHNSGTLVQGLLYHCRHLPEHPDSKVRPGVIHRLDKDTTGLLVFAKTDFALSYLGQAIEARKITREYLAIAWGDFPQSQGTISAPIGRHSLDRKKMAVTPFSAKNAVTQFEVIERFKIATYLRLKLLTGRTHQIRVHLYHYGHPVVGDADYGGRSPSLIRSQSEAPVFKKILSMIHRQALHAVKLGFIHPRTNKYLEFTAPLPEDMTNLLDFLRVNF, from the coding sequence ATGGAAAAGGAGTTTCAACGAATTGTTTCGGAAAAGATGTGGGGAAAGAGATTGGACCATTATCTCTTATTATCTGGGATTGGTGTTTCGCGCAATCGGGTCTGTAAATTAATTGAAGCCGGAGCAGTTTTAGTTAACGGAAAAATTACCAAACCCAGTTATCGAGTAAAACCCGGTGATGAGATTCAGGCACGATTTGAAATCGAAGAGGAGTTAAAAATCACACCCGAACCGATGGCCTTAAATATTGTTTATGAGGATGAGGACATAATTATTGTTAACAAACCTGCAGGTATTATTGTGCATCCTGCGCGTGGTCATAATAGTGGCACTTTAGTTCAAGGACTTTTATATCACTGTCGTCATTTACCCGAACACCCTGATTCCAAAGTTCGGCCTGGTGTTATCCATCGTTTAGATAAAGATACTACTGGTTTATTGGTATTTGCCAAAACTGATTTTGCCTTATCTTATTTAGGTCAAGCAATTGAAGCCCGTAAAATAACTCGTGAATACTTAGCCATTGCTTGGGGAGACTTTCCTCAGTCGCAAGGAACAATCTCAGCACCGATTGGTCGTCATAGTCTTGACAGAAAAAAGATGGCCGTAACGCCATTTTCCGCTAAAAATGCAGTAACTCAATTTGAGGTGATTGAAAGGTTCAAAATTGCCACTTATCTTCGGTTAAAACTTTTAACTGGTCGCACGCATCAAATTCGAGTCCATCTTTACCACTATGGACATCCGGTTGTGGGCGATGCTGATTATGGGGGCAGAAGTCCCAGTTTAATTCGCTCACAATCTGAAGCACCGGTTTTTAAGAAAATACTCTCAATGATTCATCGCCAAGCATTACATGCGGTAAAGTTAGGTTTTATTCATCCAAGAACTAATAAGTATCTTGAGTTTACCGCACCACTACCCGAAGATATGACCAATCTATTGGATTTCCTTAGAGTAAATTTTTAA
- the rph gene encoding ribonuclease PH, with the protein MLRIDGRKWNQARKIELDIGYLKYAEGSCLAIAGNTKILVSATYEQRVPPFLLGTGKGWITAEYSLLPRSTVQRTMRESVTGRLQGRTQEISRFIGRSLRSIFDLDSLGEAQIIIDCDVLQADGGTRTLAVNGGFCALAQCVNYLLAQKILKKNPIIENVSAISVGIVNGRILLDLNYQEDSLADVDMNLVMTESGQIVEIQSTAEKRPFSYHQFQNMFTVAQKEIKKIIKFQKECLRSVLK; encoded by the coding sequence ATGTTAAGAATCGATGGCCGAAAATGGAATCAGGCGCGGAAAATTGAATTGGATATCGGTTATCTCAAATATGCTGAGGGTTCTTGTCTTGCTATTGCTGGAAACACTAAAATCTTAGTGTCGGCGACTTATGAGCAACGCGTTCCGCCATTTCTTTTAGGCACAGGCAAAGGCTGGATTACTGCTGAATATAGTTTACTACCCCGAAGCACAGTGCAAAGAACAATGCGCGAATCAGTAACAGGACGACTCCAAGGTCGCACTCAAGAGATTAGTCGGTTTATCGGCCGTTCTTTGCGCTCAATTTTTGACCTTGATAGTTTAGGTGAAGCCCAAATTATTATTGACTGTGATGTGCTCCAGGCCGATGGCGGAACCAGAACCTTAGCGGTAAACGGCGGATTTTGTGCTTTGGCCCAATGTGTTAATTATCTGTTAGCCCAAAAAATCCTTAAGAAAAATCCAATTATCGAAAATGTCTCAGCAATCAGCGTAGGAATTGTTAATGGCAGAATTCTGTTAGATTTAAACTATCAAGAAGATAGTTTGGCTGATGTTGATATGAACTTAGTAATGACGGAATCTGGCCAAATTGTCGAAATCCAAAGCACTGCCGAGAAAAGACCTTTTAGTTATCATCAATTCCAAAATATGTTTACTGTTGCCCAAAAAGAAATTAAAAAGATTATAAAGTTTCAAAAAGAATGTCTGCGTTCTGTGCTTAAATAG
- the murI gene encoding glutamate racemase, with amino-acid sequence MSVKLGNRPIGVFDSGIGGLTIVKALRKILPYEEIIYLGDTARVPYGTKSPETITKFAFQDAKFLLGRDVKMIIVACHSVSSVSLDDLKKKFNLPIIGVIEPGAKAAIKATRNKRIGVIGTQATILSGAYERAIRKLCQDVEVVAKPTPLFVPLVEEGWYGNKIAFEIAKLYLSPLVQEQIDTLLLGCTHYPLLKKAIRKVFPNKIKIVDAGLETALEAKALLETLGLKNRSRRHPPIRFYLSDLTPNFSEVGRRFLGSNLEDVMRASLPE; translated from the coding sequence ATGTCTGTCAAGTTAGGAAATAGACCGATTGGTGTTTTTGATTCCGGCATCGGCGGTTTAACAATTGTCAAAGCCCTTAGAAAAATTCTACCTTATGAAGAGATTATCTATCTGGGTGACACTGCCCGTGTGCCTTATGGCACTAAATCACCTGAGACTATAACTAAATTTGCTTTTCAAGACGCAAAATTTTTATTGGGTAGAGATGTAAAAATGATTATTGTTGCTTGTCATTCGGTTTCTTCGGTCTCATTAGATGACTTGAAAAAAAAATTTAATCTTCCAATCATTGGTGTAATTGAACCTGGAGCAAAAGCAGCGATTAAGGCAACCCGCAATAAACGCATCGGAGTTATCGGAACTCAAGCCACAATTCTTTCTGGTGCTTATGAACGAGCCATCAGAAAATTATGTCAAGATGTCGAAGTTGTCGCCAAACCAACACCATTATTTGTTCCTTTGGTTGAAGAAGGTTGGTATGGCAACAAAATTGCTTTTGAAATAGCAAAACTATATCTGTCTCCTTTAGTGCAAGAACAGATTGATACTTTACTGCTTGGTTGCACTCATTACCCTTTATTAAAAAAAGCAATCCGAAAAGTATTTCCGAATAAGATAAAAATTGTAGATGCTGGTTTAGAAACTGCATTGGAAGCAAAAGCATTATTAGAAACTCTTGGATTGAAAAACCGTAGCCGAAGGCATCCTCCTATTAGATTTTATCTTTCCGACTTAACTCCCAACTTCTCTGAAGTTGGCCGCAGGTTTTTGGGGTCAAATTTAGAAGATGTGATGCGGGCATCGTTACCTGAATAA
- a CDS encoding N-acetylmuramoyl-L-alanine amidase: protein MYLKLKIILLIFICSLALGSYNIESISVSQIKDTVLMVLEVDSSVDCAWQYLSKTSLRLSVKAQTKTKTISARGFIKQIRIVPKTNATDFELTFNKPYDYKKVLSSGGITIKFFPKNIPTIKTIILDPGHGGIDPGAIGKRGLQEKNVNLSIAQLLKKKLEKYGLKVLMTRSDDCFVALSERTRFANEKKGDLFISIHCNASARNRQACGFETYFLSEAKTDWERAVAAKENQSLQFEISNVDPLLNDDISTILSDLAQNEYLKESYQLALEIQTAAVSILKNVDRGVKQAGFYVLRGCFMPAVLVECGFLSNKSEEKKLQSEKYRETIAQTIFVGIQNFIKNYEEQNALR from the coding sequence ATGTATCTTAAACTAAAAATTATATTGCTGATTTTTATCTGCTCTTTGGCGTTAGGAAGTTATAATATTGAATCGATCAGTGTCTCCCAAATAAAAGATACTGTCTTAATGGTCTTAGAAGTTGATTCATCAGTAGATTGCGCTTGGCAATATTTATCCAAAACAAGTTTAAGATTATCGGTCAAGGCTCAAACTAAGACTAAAACCATCTCGGCTCGCGGTTTTATTAAGCAGATAAGAATAGTGCCGAAAACCAATGCTACAGATTTTGAACTAACATTTAATAAACCTTATGATTATAAAAAAGTGCTTTCCTCCGGAGGTATTACCATTAAATTTTTTCCCAAGAATATACCAACCATCAAAACGATTATTTTAGACCCCGGGCATGGTGGTATTGACCCAGGGGCAATTGGCAAAAGGGGGCTCCAAGAAAAGAATGTCAATTTAAGCATTGCCCAATTATTAAAAAAGAAATTAGAGAAATATGGATTAAAGGTGTTAATGACTCGTTCGGATGATTGTTTTGTTGCTCTTTCAGAACGCACTCGTTTTGCTAATGAAAAGAAAGGCGATTTATTTATCTCAATCCATTGCAATGCTTCAGCCCGAAACCGACAAGCCTGTGGTTTTGAGACCTACTTTCTCTCTGAAGCCAAAACTGACTGGGAACGAGCGGTAGCCGCAAAAGAAAATCAGTCTTTACAATTTGAAATCTCTAATGTCGACCCCTTACTTAATGATGATATTAGCACCATTCTTTCTGATTTAGCCCAAAATGAATATCTAAAAGAGTCCTATCAACTGGCACTGGAAATTCAAACTGCAGCAGTTTCAATATTAAAAAATGTCGACCGAGGAGTCAAGCAAGCCGGATTTTATGTTTTACGCGGATGCTTTATGCCGGCAGTCTTAGTTGAATGTGGATTCTTATCAAATAAAAGTGAGGAGAAAAAATTGCAATCCGAAAAATATCGAGAAACTATTGCTCAAACAATCTTTGTTGGTATCCAAAATTTTATTAAAAATTATGAAGAACAAAATGCCTTGCGATAA
- the smpB gene encoding SsrA-binding protein SmpB has product MKIVATNRKAFHNYTIFDKYEAGIQLCGTEVKSARAGGVSLNGGYAAVENGEVYLYDVNIAPYKQGNIFNRDPKRKRKLLLHKDEIKRLYGKVAERGFTLIPLKFYFNERGFAKIELALCKGKKMHDIREKLKARAIERTERIEQKARRR; this is encoded by the coding sequence ATGAAAATAGTTGCTACTAATCGAAAAGCATTTCATAATTATACTATCTTTGACAAGTATGAAGCTGGAATTCAACTTTGTGGCACAGAAGTAAAATCCGCTCGCGCCGGCGGTGTTTCTCTTAATGGTGGCTATGCTGCTGTTGAAAACGGAGAAGTTTATCTTTACGATGTCAATATTGCACCCTACAAACAAGGTAATATCTTCAACCGTGACCCCAAACGCAAACGGAAACTGCTTTTACATAAAGATGAGATTAAAAGGTTATATGGTAAAGTTGCAGAACGCGGATTTACCCTTATACCACTGAAATTCTATTTTAATGAACGAGGTTTTGCTAAAATCGAACTGGCTTTATGTAAAGGTAAAAAGATGCACGATATTAGAGAAAAATTAAAAGCACGGGCAATCGAACGAACCGAACGCATCGAACAAAAAGCCCGACGCAGATAA
- the secA gene encoding preprotein translocase subunit SecA encodes MLAKILSKILGTKNERELKRLWLKVAEINEVWEKLKDLPDTELPKKTEDFIARIQDGESLDDILPEAFALVKETCRRLCGKKWLVCGIETIWNMVPFDVQLIGAIVLHEGKIAEMKTGEGKTLVATMPLYLNALTKRGVHLVTVNDYLARRDREWMGPIYETLGLTVGCIQQGMEPTERKPHYNADITYGTNNEFGFDYLRDNMVIRWEDKVQRGHYYAIVDEVDSILIDEARTPLIISGPVEASDRGFDNLTPLVKRGYQSQTILVNRLVEEGEKLLREGKAYEAGIKFLQARRGSPKNKRLMKVEQEEGVKKLIEKVELDFIRDKKLHELDAELLFVVDEKNHTIDLTEKGRNFLAPNDPEFFTLPDLSSEIAKIDRNEKLTPKERIYEKEKAYERYAKKSEILHNFQALLKAYTLFERDVDYIVQDNKVIIVDEFTGRLMPGRRFSDGLHQALEAKEGVRVQEETQTLATITIQNYFRMYEKLAGMTGTAVTQASEFWSTYKLDVIEIPTNEPVRRIDYPDVIYKTRREKYNAVLDEIEKWHRQGRPILVGTTSVEASETLSRMLRRRGINHQVLNAKYHQKEAEIVALAGQPGAVTIATNMAGRGTDIKLGKGVVKGEGCYITKHTGGRCQIWEENGPCIDEVPCGLYIIGTERHEARRIDNQLRGRSGRQGDPGSTRFFLSLEDDLMRLFGSDRLANIMDRFGVKEMEPIQHPLVSRAIENAQKRVEARNFEIRKHLLEYDDVMNRQREVIYHLRDQILKGENLFEIYSAAVDDVVDRIIEKYATDKYPENWDWDSIKGEFGIIFLADFTIDKKEIPLIKAKDLSESLKKIAREQYLQREAELGKEIFSELVKAVFLRIIDHKWRDHLYDLDILREGIGLVAYGQKDPLIEYKQESFQMFNQMMADFNKEAISLLFRAQVQTTESRSDRARRPSQPLRAYKPTVITAVGGQPTSADVSPHTASQSTSNKKETPVQTWSHRSEKIGRNEPCPCGSGKKYKKCCGKNQY; translated from the coding sequence ATGTTAGCAAAGATTCTTAGTAAAATATTAGGCACAAAGAACGAACGGGAGTTAAAAAGGCTTTGGCTAAAGGTTGCGGAAATTAATGAGGTTTGGGAAAAGTTAAAAGACCTTCCTGATACCGAACTGCCTAAAAAAACCGAAGATTTTATTGCCCGAATACAAGATGGCGAAAGTTTAGATGACATTCTGCCCGAAGCATTTGCCTTAGTAAAAGAAACCTGCCGAAGACTGTGCGGTAAAAAATGGTTGGTTTGTGGTATTGAAACAATCTGGAATATGGTACCTTTTGATGTTCAGTTAATTGGCGCAATCGTGTTACACGAAGGTAAAATTGCGGAAATGAAAACCGGTGAGGGTAAAACTTTAGTTGCAACTATGCCCTTATATTTAAATGCCTTAACTAAACGCGGTGTCCATTTAGTTACAGTTAATGATTATTTGGCGCGTCGCGACCGCGAATGGATGGGACCGATTTATGAAACTTTAGGATTAACTGTCGGCTGTATTCAACAAGGCATGGAACCAACAGAAAGAAAACCCCATTATAATGCTGATATTACCTATGGCACTAATAACGAATTTGGTTTTGATTATCTGCGCGATAATATGGTCATAAGATGGGAAGATAAGGTCCAAAGAGGCCATTATTATGCCATTGTTGATGAGGTCGATTCGATTTTAATTGATGAAGCCCGCACGCCCTTGATTATTTCTGGACCGGTTGAAGCCTCAGACCGCGGGTTTGATAATCTGACGCCATTAGTCAAACGCGGCTACCAATCACAGACGATTTTAGTCAACCGGCTGGTGGAAGAAGGCGAAAAGTTGTTACGAGAAGGTAAGGCCTATGAAGCCGGTATAAAGTTTCTTCAAGCCCGACGGGGCTCACCGAAAAATAAACGGCTAATGAAAGTAGAGCAAGAGGAAGGTGTCAAAAAACTAATTGAAAAGGTGGAATTAGATTTTATCCGCGACAAAAAACTTCATGAACTCGATGCCGAATTACTATTTGTTGTCGACGAAAAAAATCATACAATTGATTTAACGGAAAAAGGACGCAATTTTTTAGCACCTAATGACCCAGAATTTTTTACTTTACCAGATTTGTCCTCAGAAATAGCAAAGATTGACCGCAATGAAAAACTCACACCCAAAGAACGGATTTATGAAAAAGAAAAGGCATATGAACGGTATGCGAAAAAGAGTGAAATCTTGCATAATTTTCAGGCTTTACTCAAAGCATACACTCTGTTTGAAAGAGATGTTGATTATATTGTTCAAGATAATAAAGTAATTATTGTTGATGAATTTACTGGCAGATTAATGCCAGGCCGAAGATTCTCTGATGGCCTTCATCAAGCTTTAGAAGCCAAAGAAGGCGTTCGGGTTCAAGAAGAAACACAAACATTGGCTACAATCACAATTCAGAATTATTTCCGAATGTATGAAAAACTTGCAGGAATGACCGGTACCGCAGTGACTCAAGCCAGCGAGTTCTGGTCAACTTATAAACTGGATGTGATTGAAATTCCAACTAATGAACCAGTTCGTAGAATTGATTACCCAGATGTAATTTATAAGACCCGGCGAGAAAAATATAACGCGGTATTAGATGAAATTGAAAAATGGCATCGGCAGGGTCGACCAATATTAGTCGGTACAACCTCTGTAGAAGCATCAGAAACTCTATCCCGAATGTTAAGGCGCCGAGGCATTAATCATCAAGTATTGAATGCTAAATATCATCAAAAAGAAGCCGAAATTGTTGCCCTCGCTGGCCAACCTGGTGCAGTCACAATCGCAACTAATATGGCAGGAAGAGGAACCGATATTAAACTTGGCAAAGGCGTAGTCAAAGGCGAAGGTTGCTATATTACTAAACACACAGGTGGAAGATGTCAAATCTGGGAAGAAAACGGTCCGTGTATTGACGAAGTGCCCTGCGGTCTTTATATTATTGGCACCGAAAGGCATGAAGCCCGAAGAATTGATAATCAATTGCGCGGTCGAAGTGGAAGACAAGGTGACCCAGGCTCAACCCGATTCTTTTTGTCTTTAGAAGACGATTTGATGCGACTCTTTGGTTCTGACCGATTAGCAAACATTATGGACCGATTTGGCGTTAAAGAAATGGAACCAATCCAACATCCTTTAGTCAGTCGAGCAATTGAGAACGCGCAAAAACGAGTAGAAGCCCGTAACTTTGAAATCCGAAAGCATCTTTTAGAATATGATGATGTCATGAATCGCCAGCGAGAAGTAATTTACCATTTGCGTGACCAAATCTTAAAAGGCGAAAACCTTTTTGAGATTTATTCGGCGGCAGTTGATGATGTAGTTGACCGCATAATTGAAAAATATGCTACAGATAAATATCCGGAAAATTGGGATTGGGATTCAATTAAAGGCGAATTTGGGATAATCTTTCTGGCTGATTTTACCATTGATAAAAAGGAGATACCATTAATAAAAGCAAAAGATTTATCGGAATCATTAAAAAAGATTGCGCGGGAACAGTATTTACAACGGGAAGCAGAATTAGGCAAAGAGATATTTTCTGAACTTGTCAAAGCGGTTTTTTTGCGTATAATTGACCATAAATGGCGCGACCATCTTTACGATTTAGATATTCTCCGAGAAGGGATTGGTTTAGTGGCATATGGCCAAAAGGACCCACTCATTGAATATAAACAAGAATCGTTTCAGATGTTTAATCAAATGATGGCGGATTTTAACAAAGAGGCAATAAGTCTTTTGTTTCGGGCTCAGGTGCAAACAACTGAGAGTCGAAGCGACCGTGCACGAAGACCATCTCAGCCCTTAAGAGCTTATAAACCGACAGTAATAACTGCAGTTGGTGGCCAACCTACTTCTGCAGATGTTTCACCCCACACCGCGTCTCAATCGACTTCAAATAAAAAAGAGACGCCCGTACAGACCTGGTCGCATCGCTCAGAAAAAATAGGTAGAAACGAGCCCTGTCCTTGTGGGTCAGGGAAAAAATATAAAAAATGTTGTGGCAAAAACCAATATTAA
- the sppA gene encoding signal peptide peptidase SppA, translating to MKKPKIVLLIVLVVIIYILGLVLIMMRIQRGGLSLLKTKAIGVIEVEGCIGCDLDAKTIVKQLKSYGKNPFIKVIVLRIESPGGGVSATQEIYNEINKTKAKGKKIVVSMGSVAASGGYYIACPADIIVANPGTLTGSIGVIMEYPMVEELLKKLGISYEVIKSREHKDIGSPFRKMTEKERRLLSEVVTDIYQQFVDVVSQNRNLPKEKVLEIADGRILSGHQAQQLGLVDSLGSYEDAIKIACNLAGISGEPHIIKERPKFTLFRRLFSRFLNYLFSPIPMYLYRISSN from the coding sequence ATGAAGAAACCAAAAATTGTCTTATTAATTGTTTTGGTTGTTATCATATACATATTAGGTTTGGTCTTAATTATGATGCGGATACAAAGAGGCGGATTAAGTCTATTAAAAACTAAAGCCATCGGTGTTATTGAAGTTGAAGGATGTATTGGATGTGATCTGGATGCAAAAACAATTGTGAAACAACTTAAATCTTATGGGAAAAATCCTTTTATTAAAGTTATTGTTTTAAGAATCGAAAGTCCTGGCGGTGGTGTCAGTGCAACACAGGAAATTTATAATGAAATCAATAAGACTAAAGCAAAAGGTAAAAAAATTGTTGTGTCAATGGGCTCAGTTGCCGCATCTGGTGGTTATTATATCGCCTGTCCGGCAGATATCATTGTGGCTAACCCGGGGACTTTGACTGGCTCAATTGGTGTTATTATGGAATATCCGATGGTTGAAGAACTACTCAAGAAACTCGGTATCAGTTATGAAGTAATCAAATCTCGAGAACACAAAGATATTGGTTCGCCATTTAGAAAGATGACCGAAAAAGAGAGACGACTCTTGTCTGAAGTGGTTACAGATATTTATCAACAATTTGTCGATGTTGTCAGTCAAAATCGCAATTTACCAAAAGAAAAAGTATTAGAGATTGCTGATGGCCGAATCCTTTCGGGACATCAGGCACAACAGTTAGGATTAGTAGATAGTTTAGGTTCTTATGAAGATGCGATAAAGATTGCTTGCAATCTGGCAGGAATATCCGGTGAACCACATATAATTAAGGAGCGACCGAAGTTCACTTTGTTTAGAAGATTATTCAGTCGCTTCCTAAATTATCTTTTCAGTCCGATTCCTATGTATCTATATCGAATTTCTTCTAATTAA
- a CDS encoding OprO/OprP family phosphate-selective porin — MKRILSILIILIVSLSYSQDVKIAQGKLTLDGCLWAQCRMNKDTFTFNRRSAFVGLTATLTSWATGRIYFDVADISGKPLYDLYANIKPITNLSIIFGQFKLPLGVEVLTKSENLELTDYSLIGRTYIRAPKGTRDIGLQMSYKQDLLEATLACVNGVGRNISNDDNKNKCLAGRIIAKPIAVPLLVPGINFYLGKYEPNTSFHRIGAEMNFAFNPISVKTEFLHTKDASTTGAGFYIQPSYIWKFLQPVIRFSTYKKQTSDRNSELTLGINYRPLADNLKIMLNYKYEKYSNSTQKILVGQLQVAF, encoded by the coding sequence ATGAAACGGATTCTATCAATCTTAATCATACTTATTGTTAGTCTTAGCTATTCTCAAGATGTAAAAATTGCTCAGGGAAAATTAACCCTTGATGGTTGTCTGTGGGCACAATGCCGAATGAATAAAGATACATTTACCTTTAATCGCCGAAGTGCTTTTGTCGGATTAACGGCAACTTTAACCAGTTGGGCGACAGGGCGAATCTATTTTGATGTTGCTGATATTTCAGGGAAACCATTATATGACCTATATGCCAACATTAAACCTATTACTAATTTGAGCATTATTTTCGGACAATTTAAGTTACCATTAGGAGTTGAAGTTCTCACCAAATCAGAAAATCTGGAATTGACGGATTATTCGTTAATTGGTAGAACTTATATCCGAGCTCCTAAAGGAACACGCGATATCGGTTTGCAAATGTCTTATAAACAAGATTTATTAGAAGCAACTCTGGCATGTGTCAATGGTGTTGGTCGCAATATTTCTAATGATGATAATAAGAATAAATGTCTTGCTGGCAGAATTATTGCTAAACCAATTGCGGTTCCGCTTTTAGTGCCGGGGATAAATTTTTATCTTGGCAAATATGAGCCGAACACATCATTTCATCGGATTGGTGCAGAAATGAACTTCGCCTTTAATCCGATTAGCGTTAAAACTGAATTCCTGCACACTAAAGATGCTTCGACTACAGGTGCTGGTTTTTATATCCAACCAAGTTATATCTGGAAATTTTTACAACCAGTAATTAGATTTTCTACTTATAAAAAGCAGACCAGTGACCGAAATAGTGAATTGACATTAGGAATTAATTATCGGCCCTTAGCAGATAATTTAAAAATAATGCTCAATTACAAATATGAAAAATATTCCAATTCAACGCAAAAAATTTTGGTTGGTCAATTACAAGTTGCCTTCTAA